The genomic segment gaaaaccaatttaGATCATCCTGTGTAAACCTATCTAATCTCCAGGCTTTAAGTGATGACCAAGGCATTACATGGAGACAAAATTACTAACTACTGGCCTTAAAGATACAAACTCCCAAGAGTTATTAACTGCATAGAAATTTAGTTATTTCCAGAATTATGTGGGTATACAGAACCATGGACTTCAAATGAGACCACAGCTTTAACAAATTTCTAGATTTCAGCTTCCTCAGACTACTGGGGGAAAAGCCAGATTCCACCAGACAGTTTTTGGTGGAATAATTACAGTCACATTAGGTGGCAGCAGAtttttttgtcacagaaacaTTACAATCTTCTTAATTACATTTAGTTTTATGAGAATACCATCATAATACACCAAGACATTTAAGGAAAATTAATATTTAGTAAAGATATACTTTATTAAAATTCTTCATATCAGGAATTAAGCAATtaatcaaaattataattatgtgaTGGCagtatataagaaaacaaaggaaatctATTATAAAACTTATACTCAGAGGAGTCTTGTAGAAATAGTGTCTGGTTGTTACACACAGCACCATGCTCCCAGAAGTAAGTTGCAGACtcaagatatatttatatatgcattggCAATATTGCTAGGATTTTTTTATGGATCATAAATATTcccatttattctaatttatATTCTGCCACATTTCTGGCTACCTGTGCTCATGTCCCATGCATCCATAACATGTATCATCTTCACAGGCAGATCTTTCAATGCCTAGCTCTTTCCCAGGATTTGTTTTgccaccttctattctaccctttttATAGTCATATTTTTCAATTGACAGGCAATGaatgcaaacaaaatacaatatttcTCTATTACTTTTTACTATTTCCTCACTCTCCTGTGTAGGATATGAATGCCtacacaagaataaaataaatgaaaactcttCATTCTCAAGTGTTCTACAGAATAACATACATGGCTTGCTTATACCTTAATCTTGTCTATCACTTTTGTCATTTGACTGTTACTTTCACTTATTCTTATCTTACAATTACATACATAGATAAGAATTAGTAGAAAATTAGTAGCTTCATTTTAGCAAAACTGTATGTTTAAAGTAGTTTGGACTCggggaaaatattaaatattttgtgtaCTTTTAAAGTAGTTTGGTCTTGGGGAAAAATAGCAAATAGCAAATATTTTATATGACCAAGCACTGTATGGGCAAATTGTTATTATTGATAAAATACATTTAGCttaccacaaaaataaatttaatatttgaaCAAGTAAGAATTGCCAAGTTTTTTGTCAGTTTTCTGCTGTACTTACAATGATGAAAAATACTAGTTGTTGGAATGCATTGCTTCATCATATAAATTTTCACAAAATGTGTGCTTTCTGAGATATGGCTTTGTTCTATAGTCTAGGGAAGTCTTGCCCTCAATACAATCATCAAGCTGTACTTTAAATTATGGTATTCCTTCTGCCTCAAATATTACGCCCAAGTACTTAAAACATGGCTTAAAATAGAGCATAAAAATAAGCTAACTCATGTTGCTGCCTTATCAATACTGAAGACTTTCATGAATGCTCTGGATACTTCTTTGTTCCGGAGGCTATAAATGAGGGGGTTCAACATTGGTGTAAGGATAGTGTAGAAAGCTGACACTATTTTGTCCTGGGTGGGAGAACGACCAGAAGAAGGCCGCATGTATATGAACATGGCTGCACCATAGTACATTCCCACCACCATGAGGTGAGAAGAACATGTGGCAAAAGCTTTATGGCGACTCTCAGCTGAGCCCATATGAAGAACAGCCAAAATCACACGAGTATAGGAAGCAATAATGATTGCTACAGGTAAAGTAAGCATAATTATACAGCAGAAAAATATAATCTTTTCAAATATCAAGGTATTACTACATGAAAGAGTGAGCAAGGCaggaacatcacagaaaaaaTGAGGTATTTCTCTGGCACCACAATATGAGAAAGACAATGCAGCTGCAACTTCTATTATACCATCAAGGGAGCCAAGAATCCAAGAGCAGGCAGCCATGAGCCCACATATTTTATGACTCATGAGAATAGGATACCTTAGTGGGTGGCAAATAGCTACATAACGGTCATAGGACATTGCAGCCAACAAAAAACATTCAGCTCCAAGTAGAGATACATAGAAGAATATCTGGATTCCACAGCCAGACATGGAGATAGACTTGTTGCCAGAAAGGAAATTGAAGGCCATTTGGGGTACTGTAGTACAGATGAGCATGAGATCCATGAGAGAAAGTTGGCTGAGAAGGATGTACATGGGGGTGTGgagatgggcatccaggtagaTGAGAATCACCATGATTGAATTTCCTATGAAGGCCATGAAGAAGATACCCAGGattagggaaaagaaaaaagtatgaagAGGGCTGTGATCAAATAATCCTAGTAGGATGAAGTCAGAGTTCCTGGTCCAATTGTTCCATTGTATCATGATCATATTCACTGAGGAGACAGAATATATAATAAAGGATTTATTGTGTCATACACATGTCTAATGTTTCCTTCCAAGATAGAATGACACAGTGTTATGCAAATATTAGAATATTCTTTCATTAGACATCAGCTATCATTGGACATCATTGGTGATATGGGAGACTAAACTCATTTTTtaattctctgtctgtctctatttgtctatttgtctctgtatctgtctctgtctttctcggactctctctcacacacacactgtcagagacagacagacagacacatacgtgaacacacatacacacacacacacacagagagagagagagagagagagagagagagagagagagagagagagagagagtgattcTGTAGCCACCTCTGACTTTGTACTCATGATTATCTTGCCTTAACCTCTGAGGTGTTGAGATTAGAGACATGCAGGCACCACAATGCCTGTCTTTTAGCAAACAGAaacatattgcatatatatatatatatatatatatatatatatatatatataatttctgtaaTCACCTATGAGGAAGAATTTAATACAGATGTATAGTGTTAACTATCTTTTCTATAATAACTAACATTAATAAAAAGATTTCTGGGTCCATGGAACTCTaggctctctctcttttattttcctgGTGGTTACCATCTCACATTCAGACAAGAAAATACTATGTAGGAAAATGTAGAAATTTACTCAAATGAGATGTCTAAATTCAATTAATTTCCTGAAATACTAAACTAAATACTGATTACTTTAATACCAGAAAAACATATACATTAATATTGCAACTTTAGAAGTATTTTAATTCAAAAATTGTTGCTAATGATAGAAGATCATCATGGATGTTaatacaaacaaatatttttcattattttataattaaaaaatatctttatacATGAGGAGTCTAAGGATAGAAATTTCCCTGAATGGCCTGTCTCAAGTAAACCATAACTGCATACTTCAATCTTTCACCATATATTACTTTAGCTGTGTCAACTTTGGTAAGTATTCACTTCAGTTACattagttttttcatttttttgttattttgtcttttttttcagagctgaggaccaaactcagggccttgtgcttgctaggcaagtgctctaccaatgagctaaatccccaaccccaagtATTCACTTCAAACACAATGTTCTATTTATTAActgtaaataattataatatctattaaaatccaaaatactaaataaaattaaatttaaattatcttCAACATTATCtacatatatgaaaaatttaaattacatatgGTTGTAGAAATTATTGGTTATCCTCTCTGTACCTCTACATCTACACAATTTATTCTGTAAAGTCAATGCTCAACAAACTTATTTGATAATTTTCAGATTCCATAACTTCAGATAAAAAATGTTTAACCTCTATTTTGTCAGTTTCAAATTATGGTAGGAACACTTAACTAAGTCACagctgtaaaattattttaattttctgtattaatattaattattttataataatttaggAAAATTGGGAGGAGTACAATCAATATCTATATAGAAAAAGAACATCTCTTTAAGATTATTAATAGAAGTTTTAAGAACATGACTGCAGCTCTTCAGGTTTAGCTTAGTGGTTGAGGTTAAGCATAATGTAGAAGAATCTAACTTGAATctcaaacagaattttaaaagagatggaaaactaacatcttttaaattttctttaccaTCTGATTTGGTTCCTACTTTTGTAGTTCTGTGGAACCAAGACATTGTCTCTCCTAATGACACATGAACAAATTTTCTTCTACATtgtaacaatttttttcttttatcaaaagTATACTATTTAGTAGTTTTGATAGGTTAGCACTATTTTGATTGTCACTTTGTCCTAAATTTCTAATCAACTCacaatattctatattttatatttataatacttGCCAATGTACTTAATCACTGTTGTCTTGAAAATAACTATAATccattgtatttacatttcattttcaatattttattccaaaaattatttacattttttttaatttaaaaataaagttatttattttatgtatatggttattttctgcatttatgtctgtaaaccacagaaatgtaacatccttcaaaaaagaaaaaagcctcaTTTccattggagctggagttacagataattgtgagctgtCAAATGGTTCATAGGAATTGATcctgagtcctctagaagagcagacaatgctctctaccactaagctatctgTTCTGcctatgtttcctttttaaaataatatttcaactAATTACTTTAGATATTTGTGTAATGAATCATGAACACATTCTAATCCCCACCTACTCCCATAGGCAACCTGGCAACCTCAGCaccattcctttccttttctaacCAACTTTGGGTTTTCTTCCATCAACTCCAGTATGTTTTgcataattaaacttaaaaatgGGGTTTGCCCTGGCATGTTGTAGACCTACAATGGGtcacatttataaacagattgACTCTTCATATAGCAGTgagattttgtgtgtgcatgtgtgtgcgtgtgtgtgtgtgtgtgtgcatcttctTTGCTCTGTGGTAAAGATTTGTACTAGCTATCACAATTACTGTATATTCATATGTGAATAGTTTGCTTGATGTTATATGCCACTTCCAAGTTTTGAAATCACTACACTTCCTTTTCTATGAATATTGCTGAGACAGTCAGTAATGCTGCTCCAGGAtgtattgaaaatattaatactaCTTATGGAACTTAACATTGGCAAAACTTGCTTATAAAAATTAATTGGAGACACCTGAATGGAAAACACATGCCACCCAGAGTAGGAGGTAGGAAGGAGGTAGAAAGAACTGGTTTCTTAGATGAGTCAAGCCATGTGGTTCCCCCCAAGGCATACAAGTTGAAATGGATAAAAAATTGTGTTAAATTGGCACACATTATTCAGGGGTTCATGGCTTAAAATTAAGACACACCCAAGCCAACCCAGGCACACTGGGCAGCAGGCTAGGGTTTCAGCCTGAGGCTTCCTCTAAAGGTTTCTAAGCTACAGTGGAGAGCTTAAGCCATGGATGCTGACAGTTCCTGCTGGGATAAGGTAAGCTACCAAGAGAGCAGGCCTAAATAACATAGGAATAGAAAACTTAATGGAAATTTAAGAAGTCAATGTTTTTCAAGCAACTAGATTTTTAAATCATTGCCTCACAAAAATTATGAAATCAATAGCTGGCATTGATCCATAAATTGGCCTGAAAATAGGTTCatacagaaaatagaagagaacttAATTGTAGTTATATATCATAGGAAAGGATGTTAATTCAAGTTATATGAAGAGAAATGGAATATAATTATACATTCATAGATACTATTCTCCTTTAAAGAGGGGAATAAAGTAAAATTACACTCTTTTAATGATAGAAGGGAGAAATAATAGTTACATATAGAAAATTATGTTAATTcaaattatataaagagaaagatgatataattatatatccaCAGATACTAATCTCCTTACAAAggaggaatgaaagaaaattgcATTGTTTTAAGGAAAGAAGTGATAAATAGTGATAATTGTGTTCATTGTTTTTGAGTAGTAATTGTTTAAATGGTTTAAAAGTATTATACATGTCCTGAAAAAATCAgacaatatttaaaattgttcttgATTTCTGCAGATTAGATTTTCACCTAATATTGACTATGAAGCACTATAGAACTTTTTGCAATAATTTAATTAAGTCATCTTAATTTCATTAGAAATGTGTGAACATCTACTTATAGATTTGTAATACAAAAATCACTTATTCATCTCTATTCTTTATCAGTGAAGTGTCATTTGTGTTTTATACTTCTTACTTCTATATTTAGTATACCCTTTCAGT from the Arvicanthis niloticus isolate mArvNil1 chromosome 12, mArvNil1.pat.X, whole genome shotgun sequence genome contains:
- the LOC117718098 gene encoding olfactory receptor 2M3-like isoform X1; the protein is MIDRPTLYIEVNMIMIQWNNWTRNSDFILLGLFDHSPLHTFFFSLILGIFFMAFIGNSIMVILIYLDAHLHTPMYILLSQLSLMDLMLICTTVPQMAFNFLSGNKSISMSGCGIQIFFYVSLLGAECFLLAAMSYDRYVAICHPLRYPILMSHKICGLMAACSWILGSLDGIIEVAAALSFSYCGAREIPHFFCDVPALLTLSCSNTLIFEKIIFFCCIIMLTLPVAIIIASYTRVILAVLHMGSAESRHKAFATCSSHLMVVGMYYGAAMFIYMRPSSGRSPTQDKIVSAFYTILTPMLNPLIYSLRNKEVSRAFMKVFSIDKAAT
- the LOC117718098 gene encoding olfactory receptor 2M3-like isoform X2, giving the protein MIDRPTLYIEGNSIMVILIYLDAHLHTPMYILLSQLSLMDLMLICTTVPQMAFNFLSGNKSISMSGCGIQIFFYVSLLGAECFLLAAMSYDRYVAICHPLRYPILMSHKICGLMAACSWILGSLDGIIEVAAALSFSYCGAREIPHFFCDVPALLTLSCSNTLIFEKIIFFCCIIMLTLPVAIIIASYTRVILAVLHMGSAESRHKAFATCSSHLMVVGMYYGAAMFIYMRPSSGRSPTQDKIVSAFYTILTPMLNPLIYSLRNKEVSRAFMKVFSIDKAAT